Part of the Neisseria leonii genome is shown below.
AGTTCGCGTACGGGTTTAGGCATATTGCGGCCGGATTCGTAGCGGGAGCCGCCGGACTGGGTAACGCCTAACAGGCTCCAGAATTCTTGCTGGTTCATGCCCAGATTTTTTCGGATTTCGCGGATGTTTTCGATTTCGGCAAAGGATTTCATGGTACTGCTGGCCTTTTGTTTCGTTTGAAAAAAGCTTCCAGGTTGGATAAATACCGTTCCCGGTGAATTTATTTACATGCTAATGATAGCATTTTTTATATGACAAAAAATGCTTACGGCTACACAGATACCGAAGTTTACTCTTCAGAGGGGGAGGAGAAAAGGCGGCTTGCGGTAATTTGTGAAATAAAATTATAAGTATTATTAATTTGGTGCGTTGTAAAATATCTTGGCAGTCCGTCTGTTACAGGCGGATATGGCAAAGGAGAGCGGCATGGTATTGA
Proteins encoded:
- a CDS encoding DNA-binding transcriptional regulator; translated protein: MKSFAEIENIREIRKNLGMNQQEFWSLLGVTQSGGSRYESGRNMPKPVRELLRLVHIEHLDLAKVNSTDMAVAAALKKQHPDIYSELAEACSAS